A region of Ornithodoros turicata isolate Travis chromosome 5, ASM3712646v1, whole genome shotgun sequence DNA encodes the following proteins:
- the LOC135394959 gene encoding proton channel OtopLc-like isoform X6 produces MDAVIFADGNRDVTSLTQQFIMVSSMYCQLLVVICVVFFTSEVVTFRVPLYYFEGFYMYLYSVSLLFLLYVYIYLLRRSTTSPGSYKNPKKITILENLRRIGDKGSSQATPKGFEGEGPLPPRLKKQRISENDRSHGSLFLRIGAIAFGLGTMVYNGLEFGSFFEIPPTSPCYSVLLGINPILQMVFTFAQMYFIFMNARLNIHKFKVVARFGLMHVVATNICVWIRTLGKETLQEINEHHLRNGRGSTLEELLLPFRGLTSLAENATSRNLSNPCEKQDIMGTIVSDSSPFLYPFIVEYSLISAAVLYVMWKNIGKDPVYHVENSQEDGISRTSSLQAGSKVNCTGSSKGLFFGLLVLVCSTICLIVFFVLIQHQRYSMLAIYLSDLSHCGIKVLTIAAITVGFFRIRSLRFHPERKDHLRSILLSVAAFGLYVYAMFGIIAGSLLPKDHIPNLLVMVTSILTIIQVTMQSLFIADITCRMTYLPEHDHNKPGRQVITFLLIGNLTLWIIYTFEKQKVEASPVQLGFYGFMAWTVIIRASLPLSIFYRFHSSVTFAEVWKNSYRNVSN; encoded by the exons ATGGACGCCGTCATCTTTGCTGACGGCAACCGTGATGTGACATCATT GACTCAGCAGTTTATCATGGTGAGCTCCATGTACTGCCAGCTGCTGGTGGTCATATGCGTCGTTTTCTTCACGTCGGAAGTCGTCACCTTCAGGGTACCTCTTTACTATTTCGAG GGTTTCTACATGTATCTTTATTCCGTGAGCCTTCTCTTCCTGCTTTACGTGTACATCTACCTCCTGAGACGCTCCACGACCAGCCCTGGCTCGTACAAGAATCCCAAAAAGATAACAATCTTGGAGAACCTTCGCCGCATCGGCGATAAAGGATCTTCGCAGGCAACCCCCAAGGGGTTCGAAGGCGAAGGGCCCCTTCCGCCGAGGCTAAAAAAGCAACGCATCTCCGAGAATGATCGAAGTCATGGGAGCCTCTTTCTCAGGATCGGTGCCATAG CCTTCGGCCTTGGGACAATGGTATACAACGGCCTGGAATTCGGCTCCTTCTTCGAGATCCCTCCAACGTCACCCTGCTACAGCGTTCTCCTTGGCATCAACCCCATTCTTCAGATGGTCTTCACTTTCGCGCAGATGTACTTCATTTTTATGAATGCACGC CTGAACATTCACAAATTCAAGGTAGTTGCCAGGTTTGGCCTCATGCACGTCGTGGCTACCAACATATGCGTTTGGATTCGAACATTGGGGAAGGAGACGCTTCAAGAGATCAACGAACATCATCTTAGGAATGGGCGAGGGAGCACCCTCGAGGAACTCTTGCTACCTTTCAGAG GTTTAACCTCTCTTGCAGAAAATGCGACGTCCCGTAACTTGAGCAATCCGTGCGAGAAGCAGGACATTATGGGGACCATAGTCTCAGACTCATCTCCGTTCCTCTATCCCTTCATCGTCGAATACAGCCTCATCAGCGCCGCTGTCCTCTACGTCATGTGGAAGAACATCGGCAAAGATCCCGTCTACCACGTCGAAAACTCCCAGGAAGATGGCATATCCCGTACCTCTAGTCTTCAAGCCGGCTCCAAAGTCAACTGCACGGGTTCCAGCAAAGGCCTGTTCTTCGGCCTCCTCGTCCTGGTCTGCTCTACGATCTGCCTCATCGTGTTTTTCGTTCTTATCCAACACCAGAGATACAGCATGCTCGCTATCTACCTATCTGATCTCTCCCATTGCGGTATAAAAGTCTTAACCATCGCAGCCATCACGGTTGGCTTCTTCAGGATAAGGTCTCTTCGTTTTCATCCCGAGAGGAAGGATCATCTGCGAAGTATCTTGCTCAGTGTTGCTGCATTCGGACTGTACGTATATGCCATGTTTGGCATCATCGCTGGAAGCCTTTTGCCAAAGGATCACATACCCAACCTTCTGGTTATGGTCACCAGTATTCTGACCATCATACAAGTGACAATGCAGTCGCTATTCATAGCGGATATTACCTGCAGGATGACTTATCTGCCTGAGCACGATCACAACAAACCTGGAAGGCAGGTGATAACGTTCTTGCTTATCGGGAACTTGACGTTGTGGATAATCTACACCTTTGAGAAGCAGAAAGTTGAAGCCAGCCCAGTGCAGCTCGGTTTTTACGGGTTCATGGCGTGGACTGTCATTATCAGAGCGTCGCTGCCACTAAGCATATTTTACCGGTTTCATTCTTCCGTTACATTTGCGGAAGTTTGGAAGAATTCCTATAGGAACGTGTCGAATTGA
- the LOC135394959 gene encoding proton channel OtopLc-like isoform X5, with amino-acid sequence MTLAQGLLQGLYHRCNYVRTQQFIMVSSMYCQLLVVICVVFFTSEVVTFRVPLYYFEGFYMYLYSVSLLFLLYVYIYLLRRSTTSPGSYKNPKKITILENLRRIGDKGSSQATPKGFEGEGPLPPRLKKQRISENDRSHGSLFLRIGAIAFGLGTMVYNGLEFGSFFEIPPTSPCYSVLLGINPILQMVFTFAQMYFIFMNARLNIHKFKVVARFGLMHVVATNICVWIRTLGKETLQEINEHHLRNGRGSTLEELLLPFRGLTSLAENATSRNLSNPCEKQDIMGTIVSDSSPFLYPFIVEYSLISAAVLYVMWKNIGKDPVYHVENSQEDGISRTSSLQAGSKVNCTGSSKGLFFGLLVLVCSTICLIVFFVLIQHQRYSMLAIYLSDLSHCGIKVLTIAAITVGFFRIRSLRFHPERKDHLRSILLSVAAFGLYVYAMFGIIAGSLLPKDHIPNLLVMVTSILTIIQVTMQSLFIADITCRMTYLPEHDHNKPGRQVITFLLIGNLTLWIIYTFEKQKVEASPVQLGFYGFMAWTVIIRASLPLSIFYRFHSSVTFAEVWKNSYRNVSN; translated from the exons ATGACCCTGGCACAGGGACTTCTGCAGGGTTTATATCATCGCTGCAATTACGTAAG GACTCAGCAGTTTATCATGGTGAGCTCCATGTACTGCCAGCTGCTGGTGGTCATATGCGTCGTTTTCTTCACGTCGGAAGTCGTCACCTTCAGGGTACCTCTTTACTATTTCGAG GGTTTCTACATGTATCTTTATTCCGTGAGCCTTCTCTTCCTGCTTTACGTGTACATCTACCTCCTGAGACGCTCCACGACCAGCCCTGGCTCGTACAAGAATCCCAAAAAGATAACAATCTTGGAGAACCTTCGCCGCATCGGCGATAAAGGATCTTCGCAGGCAACCCCCAAGGGGTTCGAAGGCGAAGGGCCCCTTCCGCCGAGGCTAAAAAAGCAACGCATCTCCGAGAATGATCGAAGTCATGGGAGCCTCTTTCTCAGGATCGGTGCCATAG CCTTCGGCCTTGGGACAATGGTATACAACGGCCTGGAATTCGGCTCCTTCTTCGAGATCCCTCCAACGTCACCCTGCTACAGCGTTCTCCTTGGCATCAACCCCATTCTTCAGATGGTCTTCACTTTCGCGCAGATGTACTTCATTTTTATGAATGCACGC CTGAACATTCACAAATTCAAGGTAGTTGCCAGGTTTGGCCTCATGCACGTCGTGGCTACCAACATATGCGTTTGGATTCGAACATTGGGGAAGGAGACGCTTCAAGAGATCAACGAACATCATCTTAGGAATGGGCGAGGGAGCACCCTCGAGGAACTCTTGCTACCTTTCAGAG GTTTAACCTCTCTTGCAGAAAATGCGACGTCCCGTAACTTGAGCAATCCGTGCGAGAAGCAGGACATTATGGGGACCATAGTCTCAGACTCATCTCCGTTCCTCTATCCCTTCATCGTCGAATACAGCCTCATCAGCGCCGCTGTCCTCTACGTCATGTGGAAGAACATCGGCAAAGATCCCGTCTACCACGTCGAAAACTCCCAGGAAGATGGCATATCCCGTACCTCTAGTCTTCAAGCCGGCTCCAAAGTCAACTGCACGGGTTCCAGCAAAGGCCTGTTCTTCGGCCTCCTCGTCCTGGTCTGCTCTACGATCTGCCTCATCGTGTTTTTCGTTCTTATCCAACACCAGAGATACAGCATGCTCGCTATCTACCTATCTGATCTCTCCCATTGCGGTATAAAAGTCTTAACCATCGCAGCCATCACGGTTGGCTTCTTCAGGATAAGGTCTCTTCGTTTTCATCCCGAGAGGAAGGATCATCTGCGAAGTATCTTGCTCAGTGTTGCTGCATTCGGACTGTACGTATATGCCATGTTTGGCATCATCGCTGGAAGCCTTTTGCCAAAGGATCACATACCCAACCTTCTGGTTATGGTCACCAGTATTCTGACCATCATACAAGTGACAATGCAGTCGCTATTCATAGCGGATATTACCTGCAGGATGACTTATCTGCCTGAGCACGATCACAACAAACCTGGAAGGCAGGTGATAACGTTCTTGCTTATCGGGAACTTGACGTTGTGGATAATCTACACCTTTGAGAAGCAGAAAGTTGAAGCCAGCCCAGTGCAGCTCGGTTTTTACGGGTTCATGGCGTGGACTGTCATTATCAGAGCGTCGCTGCCACTAAGCATATTTTACCGGTTTCATTCTTCCGTTACATTTGCGGAAGTTTGGAAGAATTCCTATAGGAACGTGTCGAATTGA
- the LOC135394959 gene encoding proton channel OtopLc-like isoform X4 gives MQAAQNVSRRVSIALANLRRSSKGVYHVTKPREVGYRTQQFIMVSSMYCQLLVVICVVFFTSEVVTFRVPLYYFEGFYMYLYSVSLLFLLYVYIYLLRRSTTSPGSYKNPKKITILENLRRIGDKGSSQATPKGFEGEGPLPPRLKKQRISENDRSHGSLFLRIGAIAFGLGTMVYNGLEFGSFFEIPPTSPCYSVLLGINPILQMVFTFAQMYFIFMNARLNIHKFKVVARFGLMHVVATNICVWIRTLGKETLQEINEHHLRNGRGSTLEELLLPFRGLTSLAENATSRNLSNPCEKQDIMGTIVSDSSPFLYPFIVEYSLISAAVLYVMWKNIGKDPVYHVENSQEDGISRTSSLQAGSKVNCTGSSKGLFFGLLVLVCSTICLIVFFVLIQHQRYSMLAIYLSDLSHCGIKVLTIAAITVGFFRIRSLRFHPERKDHLRSILLSVAAFGLYVYAMFGIIAGSLLPKDHIPNLLVMVTSILTIIQVTMQSLFIADITCRMTYLPEHDHNKPGRQVITFLLIGNLTLWIIYTFEKQKVEASPVQLGFYGFMAWTVIIRASLPLSIFYRFHSSVTFAEVWKNSYRNVSN, from the exons ATGCAGGCCGCTCAGAACGTGTCACGTCGGGTGTCTATAGCCCTGGCCAACCTGCGCCGTTCTAGCAAGGGGGTTTACCATGTCACCAAGCCAAGAGAGGTCGGATACAG GACTCAGCAGTTTATCATGGTGAGCTCCATGTACTGCCAGCTGCTGGTGGTCATATGCGTCGTTTTCTTCACGTCGGAAGTCGTCACCTTCAGGGTACCTCTTTACTATTTCGAG GGTTTCTACATGTATCTTTATTCCGTGAGCCTTCTCTTCCTGCTTTACGTGTACATCTACCTCCTGAGACGCTCCACGACCAGCCCTGGCTCGTACAAGAATCCCAAAAAGATAACAATCTTGGAGAACCTTCGCCGCATCGGCGATAAAGGATCTTCGCAGGCAACCCCCAAGGGGTTCGAAGGCGAAGGGCCCCTTCCGCCGAGGCTAAAAAAGCAACGCATCTCCGAGAATGATCGAAGTCATGGGAGCCTCTTTCTCAGGATCGGTGCCATAG CCTTCGGCCTTGGGACAATGGTATACAACGGCCTGGAATTCGGCTCCTTCTTCGAGATCCCTCCAACGTCACCCTGCTACAGCGTTCTCCTTGGCATCAACCCCATTCTTCAGATGGTCTTCACTTTCGCGCAGATGTACTTCATTTTTATGAATGCACGC CTGAACATTCACAAATTCAAGGTAGTTGCCAGGTTTGGCCTCATGCACGTCGTGGCTACCAACATATGCGTTTGGATTCGAACATTGGGGAAGGAGACGCTTCAAGAGATCAACGAACATCATCTTAGGAATGGGCGAGGGAGCACCCTCGAGGAACTCTTGCTACCTTTCAGAG GTTTAACCTCTCTTGCAGAAAATGCGACGTCCCGTAACTTGAGCAATCCGTGCGAGAAGCAGGACATTATGGGGACCATAGTCTCAGACTCATCTCCGTTCCTCTATCCCTTCATCGTCGAATACAGCCTCATCAGCGCCGCTGTCCTCTACGTCATGTGGAAGAACATCGGCAAAGATCCCGTCTACCACGTCGAAAACTCCCAGGAAGATGGCATATCCCGTACCTCTAGTCTTCAAGCCGGCTCCAAAGTCAACTGCACGGGTTCCAGCAAAGGCCTGTTCTTCGGCCTCCTCGTCCTGGTCTGCTCTACGATCTGCCTCATCGTGTTTTTCGTTCTTATCCAACACCAGAGATACAGCATGCTCGCTATCTACCTATCTGATCTCTCCCATTGCGGTATAAAAGTCTTAACCATCGCAGCCATCACGGTTGGCTTCTTCAGGATAAGGTCTCTTCGTTTTCATCCCGAGAGGAAGGATCATCTGCGAAGTATCTTGCTCAGTGTTGCTGCATTCGGACTGTACGTATATGCCATGTTTGGCATCATCGCTGGAAGCCTTTTGCCAAAGGATCACATACCCAACCTTCTGGTTATGGTCACCAGTATTCTGACCATCATACAAGTGACAATGCAGTCGCTATTCATAGCGGATATTACCTGCAGGATGACTTATCTGCCTGAGCACGATCACAACAAACCTGGAAGGCAGGTGATAACGTTCTTGCTTATCGGGAACTTGACGTTGTGGATAATCTACACCTTTGAGAAGCAGAAAGTTGAAGCCAGCCCAGTGCAGCTCGGTTTTTACGGGTTCATGGCGTGGACTGTCATTATCAGAGCGTCGCTGCCACTAAGCATATTTTACCGGTTTCATTCTTCCGTTACATTTGCGGAAGTTTGGAAGAATTCCTATAGGAACGTGTCGAATTGA
- the LOC135394959 gene encoding proton channel OtopLc-like isoform X3 translates to MYGSARASPRLGAVYCVFTMFVMLQWERFVDTLLSYRWETQQFIMVSSMYCQLLVVICVVFFTSEVVTFRVPLYYFEGFYMYLYSVSLLFLLYVYIYLLRRSTTSPGSYKNPKKITILENLRRIGDKGSSQATPKGFEGEGPLPPRLKKQRISENDRSHGSLFLRIGAIAFGLGTMVYNGLEFGSFFEIPPTSPCYSVLLGINPILQMVFTFAQMYFIFMNARLNIHKFKVVARFGLMHVVATNICVWIRTLGKETLQEINEHHLRNGRGSTLEELLLPFRGLTSLAENATSRNLSNPCEKQDIMGTIVSDSSPFLYPFIVEYSLISAAVLYVMWKNIGKDPVYHVENSQEDGISRTSSLQAGSKVNCTGSSKGLFFGLLVLVCSTICLIVFFVLIQHQRYSMLAIYLSDLSHCGIKVLTIAAITVGFFRIRSLRFHPERKDHLRSILLSVAAFGLYVYAMFGIIAGSLLPKDHIPNLLVMVTSILTIIQVTMQSLFIADITCRMTYLPEHDHNKPGRQVITFLLIGNLTLWIIYTFEKQKVEASPVQLGFYGFMAWTVIIRASLPLSIFYRFHSSVTFAEVWKNSYRNVSN, encoded by the exons ATGTATGGTTCCGCCCGTGCTTCACCGCGTCTTGGTGCGGTGTACTGCGTCTTCACCATGTTTGTTATGCTACAGTGGGAGCGCTTTGTCGACACCCTGCTGTCTTACCGCTGGGA GACTCAGCAGTTTATCATGGTGAGCTCCATGTACTGCCAGCTGCTGGTGGTCATATGCGTCGTTTTCTTCACGTCGGAAGTCGTCACCTTCAGGGTACCTCTTTACTATTTCGAG GGTTTCTACATGTATCTTTATTCCGTGAGCCTTCTCTTCCTGCTTTACGTGTACATCTACCTCCTGAGACGCTCCACGACCAGCCCTGGCTCGTACAAGAATCCCAAAAAGATAACAATCTTGGAGAACCTTCGCCGCATCGGCGATAAAGGATCTTCGCAGGCAACCCCCAAGGGGTTCGAAGGCGAAGGGCCCCTTCCGCCGAGGCTAAAAAAGCAACGCATCTCCGAGAATGATCGAAGTCATGGGAGCCTCTTTCTCAGGATCGGTGCCATAG CCTTCGGCCTTGGGACAATGGTATACAACGGCCTGGAATTCGGCTCCTTCTTCGAGATCCCTCCAACGTCACCCTGCTACAGCGTTCTCCTTGGCATCAACCCCATTCTTCAGATGGTCTTCACTTTCGCGCAGATGTACTTCATTTTTATGAATGCACGC CTGAACATTCACAAATTCAAGGTAGTTGCCAGGTTTGGCCTCATGCACGTCGTGGCTACCAACATATGCGTTTGGATTCGAACATTGGGGAAGGAGACGCTTCAAGAGATCAACGAACATCATCTTAGGAATGGGCGAGGGAGCACCCTCGAGGAACTCTTGCTACCTTTCAGAG GTTTAACCTCTCTTGCAGAAAATGCGACGTCCCGTAACTTGAGCAATCCGTGCGAGAAGCAGGACATTATGGGGACCATAGTCTCAGACTCATCTCCGTTCCTCTATCCCTTCATCGTCGAATACAGCCTCATCAGCGCCGCTGTCCTCTACGTCATGTGGAAGAACATCGGCAAAGATCCCGTCTACCACGTCGAAAACTCCCAGGAAGATGGCATATCCCGTACCTCTAGTCTTCAAGCCGGCTCCAAAGTCAACTGCACGGGTTCCAGCAAAGGCCTGTTCTTCGGCCTCCTCGTCCTGGTCTGCTCTACGATCTGCCTCATCGTGTTTTTCGTTCTTATCCAACACCAGAGATACAGCATGCTCGCTATCTACCTATCTGATCTCTCCCATTGCGGTATAAAAGTCTTAACCATCGCAGCCATCACGGTTGGCTTCTTCAGGATAAGGTCTCTTCGTTTTCATCCCGAGAGGAAGGATCATCTGCGAAGTATCTTGCTCAGTGTTGCTGCATTCGGACTGTACGTATATGCCATGTTTGGCATCATCGCTGGAAGCCTTTTGCCAAAGGATCACATACCCAACCTTCTGGTTATGGTCACCAGTATTCTGACCATCATACAAGTGACAATGCAGTCGCTATTCATAGCGGATATTACCTGCAGGATGACTTATCTGCCTGAGCACGATCACAACAAACCTGGAAGGCAGGTGATAACGTTCTTGCTTATCGGGAACTTGACGTTGTGGATAATCTACACCTTTGAGAAGCAGAAAGTTGAAGCCAGCCCAGTGCAGCTCGGTTTTTACGGGTTCATGGCGTGGACTGTCATTATCAGAGCGTCGCTGCCACTAAGCATATTTTACCGGTTTCATTCTTCCGTTACATTTGCGGAAGTTTGGAAGAATTCCTATAGGAACGTGTCGAATTGA
- the LOC135394959 gene encoding proton channel OtopLc-like isoform X7, whose translation MRTQQFIMVSSMYCQLLVVICVVFFTSEVVTFRVPLYYFEGFYMYLYSVSLLFLLYVYIYLLRRSTTSPGSYKNPKKITILENLRRIGDKGSSQATPKGFEGEGPLPPRLKKQRISENDRSHGSLFLRIGAIAFGLGTMVYNGLEFGSFFEIPPTSPCYSVLLGINPILQMVFTFAQMYFIFMNARLNIHKFKVVARFGLMHVVATNICVWIRTLGKETLQEINEHHLRNGRGSTLEELLLPFRGLTSLAENATSRNLSNPCEKQDIMGTIVSDSSPFLYPFIVEYSLISAAVLYVMWKNIGKDPVYHVENSQEDGISRTSSLQAGSKVNCTGSSKGLFFGLLVLVCSTICLIVFFVLIQHQRYSMLAIYLSDLSHCGIKVLTIAAITVGFFRIRSLRFHPERKDHLRSILLSVAAFGLYVYAMFGIIAGSLLPKDHIPNLLVMVTSILTIIQVTMQSLFIADITCRMTYLPEHDHNKPGRQVITFLLIGNLTLWIIYTFEKQKVEASPVQLGFYGFMAWTVIIRASLPLSIFYRFHSSVTFAEVWKNSYRNVSN comes from the exons ATGAG GACTCAGCAGTTTATCATGGTGAGCTCCATGTACTGCCAGCTGCTGGTGGTCATATGCGTCGTTTTCTTCACGTCGGAAGTCGTCACCTTCAGGGTACCTCTTTACTATTTCGAG GGTTTCTACATGTATCTTTATTCCGTGAGCCTTCTCTTCCTGCTTTACGTGTACATCTACCTCCTGAGACGCTCCACGACCAGCCCTGGCTCGTACAAGAATCCCAAAAAGATAACAATCTTGGAGAACCTTCGCCGCATCGGCGATAAAGGATCTTCGCAGGCAACCCCCAAGGGGTTCGAAGGCGAAGGGCCCCTTCCGCCGAGGCTAAAAAAGCAACGCATCTCCGAGAATGATCGAAGTCATGGGAGCCTCTTTCTCAGGATCGGTGCCATAG CCTTCGGCCTTGGGACAATGGTATACAACGGCCTGGAATTCGGCTCCTTCTTCGAGATCCCTCCAACGTCACCCTGCTACAGCGTTCTCCTTGGCATCAACCCCATTCTTCAGATGGTCTTCACTTTCGCGCAGATGTACTTCATTTTTATGAATGCACGC CTGAACATTCACAAATTCAAGGTAGTTGCCAGGTTTGGCCTCATGCACGTCGTGGCTACCAACATATGCGTTTGGATTCGAACATTGGGGAAGGAGACGCTTCAAGAGATCAACGAACATCATCTTAGGAATGGGCGAGGGAGCACCCTCGAGGAACTCTTGCTACCTTTCAGAG GTTTAACCTCTCTTGCAGAAAATGCGACGTCCCGTAACTTGAGCAATCCGTGCGAGAAGCAGGACATTATGGGGACCATAGTCTCAGACTCATCTCCGTTCCTCTATCCCTTCATCGTCGAATACAGCCTCATCAGCGCCGCTGTCCTCTACGTCATGTGGAAGAACATCGGCAAAGATCCCGTCTACCACGTCGAAAACTCCCAGGAAGATGGCATATCCCGTACCTCTAGTCTTCAAGCCGGCTCCAAAGTCAACTGCACGGGTTCCAGCAAAGGCCTGTTCTTCGGCCTCCTCGTCCTGGTCTGCTCTACGATCTGCCTCATCGTGTTTTTCGTTCTTATCCAACACCAGAGATACAGCATGCTCGCTATCTACCTATCTGATCTCTCCCATTGCGGTATAAAAGTCTTAACCATCGCAGCCATCACGGTTGGCTTCTTCAGGATAAGGTCTCTTCGTTTTCATCCCGAGAGGAAGGATCATCTGCGAAGTATCTTGCTCAGTGTTGCTGCATTCGGACTGTACGTATATGCCATGTTTGGCATCATCGCTGGAAGCCTTTTGCCAAAGGATCACATACCCAACCTTCTGGTTATGGTCACCAGTATTCTGACCATCATACAAGTGACAATGCAGTCGCTATTCATAGCGGATATTACCTGCAGGATGACTTATCTGCCTGAGCACGATCACAACAAACCTGGAAGGCAGGTGATAACGTTCTTGCTTATCGGGAACTTGACGTTGTGGATAATCTACACCTTTGAGAAGCAGAAAGTTGAAGCCAGCCCAGTGCAGCTCGGTTTTTACGGGTTCATGGCGTGGACTGTCATTATCAGAGCGTCGCTGCCACTAAGCATATTTTACCGGTTTCATTCTTCCGTTACATTTGCGGAAGTTTGGAAGAATTCCTATAGGAACGTGTCGAATTGA